The genomic region GCACCATCCGCTTCTTCCACCCCAGCCACAACTCGCTGCCCGGCGCGCTGCTCACCCAACTGGCCGCCACCATCACCCAAACTGCCCAGGACGAAGCCACCAAAGTCATCATTCTGGAAAGCGAGGGCGAGAAGACCTTCTGCGCCGGGGCCAGCTTCGATGAGCTGATTGCCATTGAGGATGCGGCCCAGGGCTTGGAGTTTTTCTCCGGCTTCGCCAAAGTGATTAACGCCTGCCGCACCTCGCCCAAAATCATCATCGGGCGGGTGCAGGGCAAGGCCATTGGCGGCGGCGTGGGCGTGGCAGCCGCCACCGACTACTGCTTTGCCACCAGTAACGCCAGCGTGAAGTTGAGCGAGCTGGTAGTAGGCATCGGTCCGTTTGTGGTAGGCCCGGCCGTGGAGCGCAAAATCGGCACGGCGGCTTTCGCCCAGCTGGCCCTCGATGCCGGCGAGTTCCGCCCCGCCGAGTGGGCTTTGCAGAAAGGCCTCTACGCCGAGCTGCACGACTCCCCGGAAGCCCTCGACGCGGCCGTGCTAACCTTTGCCCGCAAGCTGGCCGCTTACAACCCCGAGGCCCTCACCTACCTCAAGCGCGTCATCTGGCAGGGCACCGACCACTGGGACACCCTGCTGCCGGAGCGAGCCGCCATCAGCGGCCG from Hymenobacter canadensis harbors:
- a CDS encoding enoyl-CoA hydratase/isomerase family protein gives rise to the protein MTTGTVTTHTTPEGISTIRFFHPSHNSLPGALLTQLAATITQTAQDEATKVIILESEGEKTFCAGASFDELIAIEDAAQGLEFFSGFAKVINACRTSPKIIIGRVQGKAIGGGVGVAAATDYCFATSNASVKLSELVVGIGPFVVGPAVERKIGTAAFAQLALDAGEFRPAEWALQKGLYAELHDSPEALDAAVLTFARKLAAYNPEALTYLKRVIWQGTDHWDTLLPERAAISGRLVLSDFTRDAIRQFKSR